The following proteins are encoded in a genomic region of Dyadobacter sp. UC 10:
- the fsa gene encoding fructose-6-phosphate aldolase — translation MKFFIDTANLHEIQEAQALGVLDGVTTNPSLMAKEGITGKDNIMRHYKAICDIVDGDVSAEVISIDLEGMIREGEELVEIDDKIVVKIPMTKEGVKALKYFSGKGVRTNCTLIFSAGQALLAAKAGATYVSPFIGRLDDISTDGIGLIEQILTIYRNYGFDTQVLAASVRHPMHIIQCAEVGADVMTGPLSAMEALLKHPLTDIGLEKFLADYKKGNS, via the coding sequence ATGAAATTTTTTATTGATACTGCCAACCTGCATGAAATTCAGGAGGCACAGGCGCTTGGCGTTTTAGATGGAGTTACTACCAACCCATCCCTGATGGCGAAGGAAGGAATTACAGGTAAGGATAATATCATGCGCCACTATAAAGCGATCTGCGATATTGTTGACGGAGATGTGAGTGCAGAAGTAATCTCGATCGATTTAGAAGGAATGATTCGTGAAGGAGAAGAGCTTGTGGAAATTGATGATAAGATCGTGGTGAAAATCCCGATGACCAAAGAGGGGGTTAAAGCTTTGAAATATTTCTCTGGTAAAGGTGTTCGTACCAACTGTACGCTGATTTTCTCCGCAGGCCAGGCGCTTCTTGCAGCAAAAGCAGGCGCAACCTACGTTTCTCCTTTCATCGGAAGATTGGATGATATTTCGACAGACGGTATCGGTTTGATCGAGCAGATCCTTACTATTTACAGGAACTACGGATTTGATACGCAGGTGCTTGCAGCATCCGTCCGTCACCCGATGCATATCATCCAGTGCGCAGAAGTAGGTGCAGACGTGATGACAGGCCCGTTGAGTGCGATGGAAGCGTTATTGAAACATCCGCTTACTGATATTGGTCTTGAGAAGTTTCTTGCCGATTACAAAAAAGGAAATTCCTAA
- a CDS encoding tetratricopeptide repeat protein yields MPRLFSLFFLFVFYACSQSSDAYLKKGKELMQQGKTREAIEFINTAIEKNTSNAEAFNLRAVAYYELKEFPNALLDFGQAIKLQPQSYRPYFNRALLYTDENRLDSAFADYNKAATFAPDTADVFLNRGQLLVLMERHTEAIADFEKATRLDANNKQAWYNLGNTYYRQKDFKKATLAFRQTVKLDAQYGKAFYGLGLAQWYDGEKDLGCTNLKQASNLGYGDAGTALAQFCQ; encoded by the coding sequence ATGCCCCGCTTATTTTCTTTATTTTTTTTATTTGTCTTTTACGCCTGCTCCCAATCGTCCGATGCATACCTTAAAAAAGGGAAAGAATTGATGCAACAGGGCAAAACCCGCGAAGCCATTGAATTTATTAATACCGCCATTGAGAAAAACACTTCCAATGCGGAAGCCTTCAACCTCCGGGCTGTGGCCTACTACGAACTCAAAGAGTTCCCCAACGCGCTTTTGGATTTCGGGCAAGCTATCAAATTGCAGCCTCAGTCCTATCGCCCCTATTTCAACCGCGCATTGCTTTACACAGATGAAAACCGGCTCGACTCGGCATTTGCGGATTACAATAAGGCTGCCACCTTCGCACCGGATACTGCCGATGTTTTCCTGAACCGCGGCCAATTATTGGTATTAATGGAAAGACACACGGAGGCGATCGCTGATTTTGAAAAAGCTACGCGGCTGGATGCGAACAACAAACAAGCCTGGTACAACCTGGGAAATACTTATTACCGCCAGAAAGACTTCAAAAAAGCCACGTTAGCCTTTCGTCAGACGGTGAAACTGGACGCGCAATATGGCAAAGCTTTTTATGGCTTGGGTTTGGCGCAATGGTATGATGGGGAGAAAGATCTGGGCTGCACCAATCTGAAACAGGCTTCTAATCTTGGATACGGAGACGCTGGTACTGCACTGGCGCAATTTTGTCAATGA
- a CDS encoding transmembrane 220 family protein yields the protein MRLFTIFFGIIFVIFAYFQLNDPDSGVWIGIYSFAALACFMSIRNLWPNWVFYLLGAGYIIAAVFQWPPEFEGVFFGETQMRSLNIELARESLGLGICAIVMLVIGKWGKPSF from the coding sequence ATGAGACTATTCACTATATTTTTCGGCATTATCTTCGTGATATTCGCCTATTTCCAACTCAACGATCCTGATTCCGGCGTCTGGATCGGGATTTACAGTTTTGCAGCATTGGCTTGTTTTATGAGCATCCGCAATCTCTGGCCGAATTGGGTGTTTTATCTGCTGGGTGCAGGTTACATTATTGCCGCTGTTTTTCAATGGCCGCCTGAATTTGAAGGGGTGTTTTTTGGAGAAACACAAATGCGGAGCCTGAACATTGAGCTGGCCCGTGAATCGCTGGGATTGGGAATTTGCGCGATCGTGATGCTCGTGATCGGAAAATGGGGTAAACCTAGTTTTTAA
- a CDS encoding biotin--[acetyl-CoA-carboxylase] ligase, translating into MYNSIQDSLIIGKKVIYLPSCHSTNDIAAEIVHAGLFDEGTIVITDDQLSGRGQRGTVWTANPGENLTFSIILTPTFLPVEDQFVISQAVALGIRAYLAEYMPDVRIKWPNDIQVSGKKLCGILIENSIQGAQLKSTVVGIGVNINQLYTDNRYATSLATETNREYVLADEFQKLGRYLDHFYHRLKSEKLTNNLQQEYLDHLYGFNEAVPLMYKDKVYTGSVSDVSRQGLLSVRMSTGEEITGLGLKEIVWLKN; encoded by the coding sequence TTGTACAACTCGATACAGGATAGCTTAATAATTGGTAAAAAAGTTATCTATCTGCCATCTTGTCATTCTACAAACGACATTGCGGCTGAAATAGTGCATGCAGGCTTATTCGATGAGGGGACGATTGTCATAACCGACGATCAGCTGTCAGGAAGAGGGCAGAGAGGGACGGTATGGACCGCGAATCCAGGTGAAAATCTGACCTTTTCAATCATTCTCACACCGACATTTCTACCAGTCGAAGATCAGTTTGTCATTAGCCAGGCAGTGGCATTGGGAATACGCGCCTATTTAGCAGAATATATGCCTGATGTCAGGATTAAATGGCCAAATGATATTCAAGTCAGCGGGAAAAAACTTTGCGGCATACTCATTGAAAATTCAATTCAGGGAGCGCAGTTGAAGTCGACAGTTGTGGGTATTGGTGTAAATATCAATCAGTTATATACCGATAATCGTTATGCGACCTCACTTGCAACCGAGACAAACCGGGAATATGTGCTGGCTGATGAGTTTCAAAAGCTGGGGCGTTACCTTGATCATTTTTATCACCGCCTGAAATCCGAAAAGCTAACAAACAACCTCCAACAGGAATACCTCGATCACCTATATGGGTTCAATGAAGCGGTTCCGCTGATGTACAAAGACAAGGTTTACACTGGTAGCGTCAGCGACGTTTCGAGACAAGGATTACTGTCTGTCAGAATGTCAACCGGCGAAGAAATCACAGGTCTGGGACTCAAAGAGATTGTCTGGCTTAAAAACTAG
- the rsfS gene encoding ribosome silencing factor translates to MKERKNKELSSKDLSDLVVKGMTEKKGQDIAILDLRKVKNSITDFFVICSGTSDTQIDALANSVEDEVYKMSKTEPWQKEGKANGEWILIDYVDVVAHIFNKERRKHYDLEELWGDAEVTYLEDSMV, encoded by the coding sequence ATGAAAGAACGCAAAAATAAAGAACTATCTTCAAAAGATCTCTCCGACCTGGTTGTAAAAGGAATGACAGAAAAGAAGGGCCAGGATATAGCAATTCTCGACCTCCGCAAAGTTAAAAATTCAATAACCGATTTTTTTGTAATTTGTTCGGGTACCTCCGATACACAGATAGATGCTTTGGCCAATTCGGTTGAAGACGAAGTTTACAAAATGTCCAAAACTGAACCCTGGCAGAAGGAAGGCAAGGCAAATGGGGAATGGATCTTGATTGACTATGTGGACGTTGTAGCCCATATTTTCAACAAGGAGCGCCGCAAGCATTATGATCTGGAAGAACTATGGGGAGATGCAGAGGTGACATACCTGGAAGATTCCATGGTATAA
- the ftsH gene encoding ATP-dependent zinc metalloprotease FtsH — translation MSENDNKRGPLSPKSPQKGYQGWIIAALIATILGITYLNRTSTIRETTQKRFEKMMADKEVERVTIVNDKSVEVTLKPEALKQDKYKVVAKENNYFGGESASHYQFQVTSAETFKKDFDRIQEKVPDDDKVPLVVDTRNDWTSFLGTWGFFIVMILVMYFILGRMSGGVGPGGQIFNIGRSRATLFDAENKVKITFNDVAGLDEAKEEIKEIVEYLQSPDKFKKLGAKIPKGALLVGPPGTGKTLLAKAVAGEAGVPFFSLSGSDFVEMFVGVGAARVRDLFKQAKEKAPCIIFIDEIDAVGRSRGRGAMPGSNDERENTLNSLLVEMDGFATDSGIIIVAATNRPDVLDPALLRPGRFDRQISVDKPDVIGREAIFKVHLKPLKLATDVNIQKLSSQTPGFAGAEIANVCNEAALIAARRNREEVTMQDFQDAMDRVIGGLEKKNKLISPEEKQIVAYHEAGHAVAGWFLEHADPLVKVSIVPRGVAALGYAQYLPREQYLYRTEQLFDEMCMTLGGRAAEDVVFGKISTGALSDLERVTKVAYSMVTMYGMNERIGNISFYDSKQSDYAFTKPYSESTSQAIDEEVRTLVDKAYQFVKGLLNEKRDALEVLAKELLEKEILFQSDLEKLIGKRPYEKETSYQAYINRRSNEEAAIHEEVVKQTLEKDKEKKEEEMVEAEKDASNE, via the coding sequence ATGTCCGAAAACGATAACAAAAGAGGGCCTCTCAGTCCTAAAAGTCCTCAAAAGGGATATCAGGGCTGGATTATCGCCGCTCTTATCGCCACGATACTGGGGATAACATACCTGAACCGTACGTCAACAATTCGCGAGACCACACAGAAGCGTTTTGAAAAGATGATGGCGGATAAGGAAGTGGAGAGAGTGACCATCGTCAATGATAAGTCTGTCGAGGTTACATTGAAACCGGAAGCACTGAAACAGGATAAATATAAAGTTGTTGCCAAAGAAAATAATTACTTCGGAGGCGAAAGCGCCTCGCATTACCAGTTCCAGGTAACATCAGCCGAAACTTTTAAAAAGGATTTTGACAGAATTCAGGAGAAGGTGCCTGACGATGACAAAGTACCCCTAGTGGTAGATACACGCAATGACTGGACCAGTTTCCTTGGAACCTGGGGTTTTTTCATTGTGATGATACTAGTGATGTACTTTATTCTGGGCAGAATGTCCGGAGGCGTTGGGCCCGGTGGTCAGATCTTTAATATTGGCCGGTCTCGCGCTACGCTTTTCGATGCTGAGAACAAAGTGAAGATCACCTTTAACGATGTTGCAGGATTGGACGAGGCGAAAGAAGAGATCAAGGAAATCGTAGAATATCTGCAGAGCCCTGACAAATTCAAGAAGCTGGGCGCTAAAATTCCGAAAGGTGCATTGCTTGTAGGGCCTCCGGGAACCGGTAAAACTTTGCTTGCAAAAGCGGTTGCAGGCGAAGCTGGTGTTCCATTCTTCTCATTGTCCGGTTCTGACTTTGTTGAAATGTTTGTCGGGGTCGGTGCGGCACGTGTCCGTGATCTTTTCAAGCAAGCCAAAGAAAAAGCGCCTTGTATCATTTTTATTGACGAGATCGATGCAGTAGGTCGTTCACGTGGACGTGGCGCAATGCCAGGCTCCAATGACGAACGTGAGAATACATTGAACTCACTATTGGTTGAAATGGACGGTTTTGCCACTGACTCCGGTATTATTATCGTAGCTGCTACCAACCGACCTGACGTACTGGACCCTGCCCTGCTACGCCCAGGCCGTTTCGACAGACAGATCTCGGTTGACAAACCAGATGTAATCGGCCGCGAAGCTATTTTCAAAGTGCATTTGAAACCACTGAAACTGGCTACTGACGTCAATATTCAGAAATTATCTTCCCAAACTCCGGGGTTTGCCGGGGCTGAAATCGCCAACGTTTGCAACGAAGCCGCACTGATCGCAGCCCGCCGGAATCGCGAGGAAGTTACTATGCAGGATTTCCAGGATGCGATGGACCGTGTAATCGGTGGTTTGGAAAAGAAAAACAAGCTGATTTCACCGGAAGAAAAGCAGATAGTAGCTTATCATGAAGCTGGTCACGCAGTGGCAGGTTGGTTCCTTGAACATGCTGATCCGTTGGTGAAGGTATCGATTGTACCCCGTGGCGTTGCTGCGTTGGGTTATGCACAGTATTTGCCTCGCGAGCAGTATCTGTATCGTACCGAGCAGCTTTTTGACGAAATGTGTATGACACTCGGTGGTAGAGCTGCGGAAGATGTAGTTTTCGGTAAAATATCTACCGGTGCTTTAAGTGACCTAGAAAGAGTTACAAAAGTAGCTTACAGCATGGTAACCATGTACGGTATGAATGAAAGGATCGGGAATATCTCTTTTTACGATTCCAAACAGTCTGACTATGCATTTACCAAACCATATTCCGAATCAACTTCGCAGGCTATTGACGAAGAAGTAAGAACATTGGTGGACAAGGCATACCAGTTTGTGAAAGGTCTTTTAAATGAAAAGCGTGACGCTTTGGAAGTACTTGCGAAGGAGCTTCTTGAAAAAGAAATTCTTTTCCAGAGTGATCTTGAAAAACTGATCGGCAAGCGTCCTTACGAAAAGGAAACCAGCTATCAGGCTTATATCAACCGTCGTTCTAATGAAGAGGCTGCGATTCACGAGGAAGTTGTGAAGCAGACTTTGGAAAAAGACAAGGAAAAGAAGGAAGAGGAAATGGTAGAAGCTGAAAAAGATGCTTCAAATGAGTAG
- a CDS encoding aldose 1-epimerase produces MPFEIFKQLFGDLEEYVIQQSETGNRCVVVPQLGAIVRQLSLRKNLTLFSVLKTPPTPEKLKEDSKSASELLFPFASRIPQGKYKFLGKPYQLEKNETGNQNAIHGLVRKRQFHLEEQAVHIDHASLTFSYLLDSPDGYPFTVKFLVKYSLHADGRFVVDYEALNQGNDPCPVMFGWHPYFVLGNEDADAWKINIPSDTVVTFDDNQIPTGVANLQIGKPALLNNREFDNCFVVKSDEPSATTELISDNQHITLKITQETGEGKFNHLVIYTPPARDCVAIEPLTANVDSFNSGDGLNILAPGNKIEGKITLKLD; encoded by the coding sequence ATGCCTTTTGAAATTTTCAAGCAGCTATTTGGTGACCTCGAAGAATACGTTATTCAACAGAGTGAAACCGGTAACAGATGTGTTGTGGTACCTCAGCTCGGAGCCATCGTGAGACAGCTTTCGCTACGGAAAAATCTGACACTATTTTCTGTTTTGAAAACTCCCCCGACGCCGGAAAAACTAAAGGAAGATTCGAAAAGCGCCAGCGAGCTGCTATTTCCTTTCGCCAGCCGGATTCCACAGGGTAAGTATAAGTTTCTCGGAAAGCCTTACCAACTGGAAAAGAATGAAACCGGAAACCAAAATGCTATTCACGGACTGGTGAGAAAACGTCAGTTTCATTTAGAAGAACAAGCCGTACATATCGATCATGCATCCCTTACCTTCTCCTATCTGCTTGACTCACCCGACGGCTACCCATTTACAGTGAAGTTCCTGGTGAAATATTCGCTGCATGCGGACGGCAGGTTTGTGGTAGACTATGAAGCGCTAAATCAGGGAAATGACCCGTGCCCGGTCATGTTCGGATGGCACCCTTACTTTGTACTGGGTAACGAAGATGCAGATGCGTGGAAGATCAATATACCTTCCGATACTGTGGTGACCTTCGATGATAATCAGATTCCTACGGGTGTAGCAAACTTGCAAATTGGCAAACCTGCCCTTCTCAACAACAGAGAATTTGATAATTGCTTTGTCGTGAAGAGTGACGAACCTTCTGCCACTACGGAACTGATTTCTGACAATCAGCATATTACATTGAAAATCACCCAGGAAACGGGCGAGGGCAAATTCAATCATCTGGTTATTTACACTCCCCCTGCCAGAGATTGTGTTGCCATTGAGCCTCTGACGGCCAACGTAGACAGCTTTAACTCAGGAGACGGACTTAATATTTTAGCTCCCGGGAATAAGATCGAAGGCAAGATCACTTTGAAACTGGACTAG
- a CDS encoding nucleotidyltransferase domain-containing protein, whose translation MKLSPEMSILIKASLGDACMLPFPVSKGKVSWKKLRKQAKWNQVRPLLLENLPDPGTGNQASAVVADLKEFSVGQAVTNMAFSGISVHLYNQLADNGISAFLMKGALWAWMLYEKPHLREFGDIDFFVAKDDIKGSLEVFAKNGFEPDSYRHYLLNEKDTSNAYLNTDYQLPLTPVEENTLQSLEIQWNCSYPRYLFNFTWEELCDGMIEYEIMGTPMRIPKMENQFLMMLVHHAGVEQWDKLKYMADFIRLLRLSADSLDWGYITSTARSKGFYNIVMESLGVASVFTGQDYTKWADPSQSKKYPSEPFLSDILMHWEDERASVKTKSLRILSYNLQYRDNLKTKSAILGAHIEYMTHWRLLWNKWVWYRGKASPVSK comes from the coding sequence ATGAAGCTAAGTCCCGAAATGAGTATACTGATCAAGGCATCGCTGGGTGATGCCTGTATGTTGCCATTTCCGGTATCAAAGGGTAAGGTGAGCTGGAAAAAATTGCGGAAGCAAGCCAAATGGAATCAAGTCAGGCCCCTGCTTTTAGAGAATTTGCCCGACCCGGGAACGGGTAACCAGGCTAGCGCAGTGGTCGCAGACTTGAAGGAATTCAGCGTAGGTCAGGCTGTGACGAATATGGCGTTTTCTGGTATATCAGTGCATTTGTATAATCAGCTGGCCGACAATGGCATTTCTGCATTCTTAATGAAAGGTGCATTGTGGGCGTGGATGTTATATGAAAAGCCGCACCTGCGGGAATTCGGGGACATTGATTTTTTTGTAGCAAAAGATGATATCAAAGGAAGCCTGGAAGTATTTGCGAAAAACGGTTTCGAACCGGATAGTTACCGTCATTATCTGTTGAATGAAAAGGACACATCTAATGCATACCTCAACACAGACTACCAGCTTCCGCTGACACCCGTTGAAGAAAATACATTGCAATCTCTTGAAATTCAATGGAATTGCAGTTATCCGCGCTATCTTTTCAATTTCACCTGGGAAGAACTGTGCGACGGGATGATCGAGTACGAGATCATGGGGACGCCGATGCGGATTCCAAAAATGGAAAACCAGTTCCTGATGATGCTGGTACATCACGCCGGAGTGGAGCAATGGGACAAACTAAAATACATGGCGGACTTCATCAGGCTTCTGAGGCTCTCAGCCGATTCCCTGGACTGGGGATATATTACCAGTACCGCCAGGAGTAAAGGTTTTTATAATATAGTGATGGAATCGCTTGGAGTAGCATCTGTATTTACAGGACAGGATTATACAAAATGGGCAGATCCTTCGCAGTCTAAAAAATATCCGTCAGAGCCGTTTTTGTCGGACATCTTAATGCATTGGGAAGATGAACGGGCATCCGTAAAAACAAAGTCGTTACGGATCCTGTCCTATAATTTGCAGTATCGCGACAATCTGAAAACGAAGTCGGCTATACTTGGTGCGCATATCGAATACATGACCCACTGGCGGCTCCTTTGGAACAAGTGGGTCTGGTATCGGGGTAAAGCTAGTCCAGTTTCAAAGTGA
- a CDS encoding phosphoenolpyruvate carboxykinase (ATP), whose amino-acid sequence MHYYKAFGLNILSEIVLPELNTGDQHASVDLHIKAGKIQLPKLSKTHIYRRDTRAAFGQSEDNLFLFWDSIASFRAQSGSLLIVDAFTNDTNLTSLFTVSEALGLILFQRGMFLLHSSSVLVGSEAWCFMGSPGAGKSSTAAAFIKAGCRLLSDDLTAIQIGGDNMVNVVPAYPQLKIWNKTVEGLGYKAEDLHPVSEGIDKYAYLPKATFEDQPVALGRLIFLHKAKNRAALSRPGISEIPPELIKHFPLPVALLSAEYLQRHFIQTIQCAKHAEVLKMRRPEGFENLEKWVEESLELSISKQ is encoded by the coding sequence ATGCATTATTATAAGGCCTTCGGGCTGAATATCCTATCCGAAATTGTCCTTCCTGAGCTGAATACCGGAGATCAGCATGCTTCGGTTGACCTGCATATTAAAGCGGGCAAAATACAACTTCCCAAGCTGAGTAAGACCCATATTTATCGCCGTGACACCCGCGCTGCTTTCGGGCAGAGTGAAGATAATTTGTTTCTTTTCTGGGACAGTATCGCATCGTTTCGAGCTCAGAGTGGCAGTTTGCTGATTGTGGATGCTTTTACAAATGATACCAATCTTACCAGCCTCTTTACTGTCAGTGAGGCACTGGGGTTGATCCTGTTTCAGAGAGGTATGTTTTTGCTGCATTCCAGTTCTGTGCTGGTCGGTTCTGAAGCCTGGTGCTTCATGGGCTCACCGGGGGCCGGAAAATCCAGCACCGCGGCTGCGTTTATCAAAGCAGGCTGCCGACTGTTGAGTGACGACCTTACAGCGATCCAAATTGGCGGGGACAACATGGTGAATGTTGTTCCGGCCTACCCCCAGCTCAAAATTTGGAACAAAACCGTGGAAGGACTTGGATATAAAGCGGAGGACCTGCATCCGGTCAGTGAGGGGATTGATAAATATGCATATCTTCCCAAAGCAACTTTTGAAGACCAGCCGGTTGCATTAGGCAGGCTTATTTTTCTACACAAAGCAAAAAACAGGGCTGCGCTTTCACGTCCCGGAATCAGTGAAATTCCACCGGAATTGATAAAGCACTTTCCGTTACCAGTTGCATTGCTTTCTGCAGAATATTTGCAGCGGCATTTTATCCAGACTATTCAATGTGCCAAACACGCAGAAGTGTTAAAAATGAGGCGACCCGAAGGTTTTGAGAATCTGGAAAAATGGGTTGAGGAAAGTCTCGAACTATCGATCAGCAAACAATGA
- a CDS encoding lasso peptide biosynthesis B2 protein, with the protein MQKLSRFIGTWRKLPGPGKLTFVTAAVSLLLIRVGLAVLPFSMFRKVFHWLTQSNANKEMSKAEIDQAVWAVDTAANLLPFELLCLPRALATKYLLRKLAALTLEIGIEINPNKAFEAHAWVERNGTIIIGHWPNTISYKRLWVWE; encoded by the coding sequence GTGCAAAAACTTAGCAGGTTTATCGGTACTTGGAGGAAGTTGCCCGGCCCGGGCAAGCTGACTTTTGTGACGGCGGCCGTAAGTCTGCTGCTGATCAGGGTGGGGCTTGCGGTATTGCCTTTTTCAATGTTCCGAAAGGTGTTTCACTGGCTCACCCAAAGCAATGCAAATAAGGAAATGTCTAAAGCTGAAATTGATCAGGCCGTCTGGGCAGTGGATACCGCAGCGAATTTACTTCCTTTTGAACTGTTATGTCTTCCAAGGGCATTGGCAACCAAGTACTTACTGCGGAAGCTGGCTGCTCTGACACTAGAAATAGGCATTGAAATTAATCCGAACAAGGCATTTGAAGCGCACGCCTGGGTCGAGCGGAATGGCACTATCATCATTGGTCACTGGCCCAACACTATTTCTTACAAGCGTCTATGGGTTTGGGAATGA
- a CDS encoding PqqD family protein produces MKYQLTSDQISSKVAGETVILNHRKGAYYGLDEVGVLIWDMLEKGPQSMDSLCDVVENEYDVNRETCKADLDVLLKDLIAEKLVEIVK; encoded by the coding sequence ATGAAATATCAGTTAACCTCAGATCAGATCTCTTCCAAGGTAGCGGGTGAAACCGTTATCCTGAATCACAGAAAAGGAGCCTACTATGGCCTGGATGAAGTAGGTGTACTGATTTGGGATATGCTTGAAAAAGGCCCGCAGTCAATGGATTCACTTTGTGATGTGGTTGAGAATGAGTACGATGTGAATAGGGAAACCTGTAAGGCCGATCTGGATGTTTTGCTGAAAGATCTTATTGCTGAAAAATTGGTGGAAATAGTCAAATAA
- the amaB gene encoding L-piperidine-6-carboxylate dehydrogenase, which yields MTDIKIVLSKLGIQDLNNGLSTGQKSWVGDGDVIESYSPVDGRKIGGASQAEYSDYDIVVKKAGEAFRHWRQVPAPKRGEVVRQIGEELRKYKEELGTLVSYEMGKSLAEGLGEVQEMIDIADFAVGLSRQLYGLTMHSERPQHRMYEQWHPLGIVGIISAFNFPVAVWSWNAMLSWVCGDVCIWKPSEKTPLTALACQHIIKTVLGNNQVPEGVSCVVTGGREAGEWLAADSRIALISATGSTRMGRAVGEVVARRLGRSLLELGGNNAIIVTQHADLNIAIPGIVFGAVGTAGQRCTSTRRIIVHEDIYEDVKKRLIQAYSQLKIGNPLDPEIHVGPLIDVEAVKAYEKTVQKVKEAGGAFLVEPQLLGGNDFSSGCYVVPCIAEVANHFEIVQQETFAPILYLIKYITLDEAIDIQNDVPQGLSSAIFTLNIRESEQFLSQGGSDCGIANVNIGTSGAEIGGAFGGEKETGGGRESGSDAWKAYMRRQTNTINFGNTLPLAQGIKFEVD from the coding sequence ATGACGGATATAAAGATTGTTTTAAGTAAGCTGGGAATCCAGGACCTTAATAACGGACTCAGTACCGGCCAGAAAAGCTGGGTTGGTGACGGTGACGTGATAGAGTCCTACTCTCCGGTAGACGGACGAAAGATAGGAGGCGCAAGCCAGGCTGAGTACAGCGACTACGATATAGTTGTAAAAAAAGCTGGTGAGGCATTCAGGCATTGGCGCCAGGTCCCGGCTCCGAAAAGGGGCGAAGTTGTTCGTCAAATAGGTGAAGAGCTTCGCAAATACAAGGAAGAGCTCGGTACATTGGTAAGTTATGAAATGGGGAAAAGCCTGGCAGAGGGGCTAGGGGAGGTCCAGGAAATGATCGATATCGCCGATTTTGCAGTCGGCTTGTCCCGGCAGTTATACGGCTTGACTATGCACAGCGAACGTCCGCAACACCGGATGTACGAGCAATGGCATCCGCTGGGTATCGTTGGGATCATCTCTGCATTTAATTTTCCCGTGGCTGTCTGGTCGTGGAATGCGATGCTCTCCTGGGTTTGCGGGGATGTATGTATCTGGAAGCCTTCGGAAAAAACGCCGCTCACTGCCCTGGCCTGCCAGCATATTATCAAAACCGTACTCGGGAATAACCAGGTTCCGGAAGGAGTTTCCTGTGTTGTGACTGGCGGGAGAGAAGCAGGGGAGTGGCTGGCTGCCGATTCGCGTATTGCCCTGATCTCGGCAACAGGCAGCACCCGCATGGGCAGGGCTGTGGGTGAAGTTGTGGCCAGGCGGCTTGGCCGAAGTTTGCTTGAATTAGGCGGAAACAATGCGATTATCGTTACGCAACACGCTGACCTGAATATTGCAATTCCCGGGATTGTTTTCGGCGCGGTGGGTACTGCCGGCCAGCGTTGCACTTCCACACGCAGGATCATTGTTCACGAAGATATTTATGAAGACGTCAAAAAGCGGTTGATTCAGGCGTATTCACAATTGAAAATAGGTAACCCGCTGGATCCCGAGATACATGTCGGACCACTTATTGATGTTGAAGCTGTTAAAGCTTATGAAAAAACCGTTCAAAAAGTGAAAGAAGCCGGTGGCGCATTTCTCGTAGAACCGCAGCTTCTGGGGGGGAACGACTTTTCGTCCGGATGCTATGTCGTGCCATGCATTGCAGAAGTTGCAAATCATTTTGAGATCGTGCAACAGGAGACTTTTGCTCCTATTTTGTATCTCATCAAATACATTACGCTGGATGAAGCAATAGACATTCAGAACGATGTGCCACAAGGGCTTTCTTCCGCGATTTTTACGCTGAATATCAGGGAGTCCGAGCAGTTTCTGTCACAGGGCGGCTCAGACTGTGGCATTGCCAATGTCAACATCGGTACGTCAGGAGCGGAGATCGGAGGTGCTTTTGGCGGGGAAAAAGAAACGGGCGGGGGAAGAGAATCTGGTTCAGACGCCTGGAAAGCTTATATGAGGCGACAGACCAATACCATTAATTTTGGAAATACATTGCCATTGGCCCAGGGAATAAAGTTTGAGGTTGACTGA